From the genome of Eublepharis macularius isolate TG4126 chromosome 4, MPM_Emac_v1.0, whole genome shotgun sequence:
CAGAGATAATGAACAATAGACTTTAACACACTGATACTCATTCTTAATTTCACAGAAAACCACATTTGCTATTACCATCAACTAAAAGTTGATATACTTCCATCCTTGGCATGAGACTTGCATCTCTGGGAGGCTTGCAGCTTACCCATTACCCCAGTGGCAGCTATATCAAGGTGGGAACCAAATGCCAATCACTAGCTCCACTGGAAAAGGGCCTTGCCCACGTTGTGATGTAGCATAGtgagctacaaatcagcactttgctggttcgaatcccactactgccatgagctcagtgggtggccttgggtagacGACTCTTCTCAACCCCAGATGTATTGTGCaggtaataacaacactgattctgttccctgctctgagtggggccctAATCTGTCaagaacggtatataagcacagttattatttccTGAAACATGGTGCAGGTACCACATTGGGAAATAAGGCTCAGAAGAGCAACAGGTGACTAGTAAAAGAGTcgcatgtggctcctgagccactgtcTTCCCATGTAAATGTGTTTTGCTTATAAATCGCAGAGCCCCATTTTTACTGGATCTTGTTTTCCCATTTCTCCTCCAGCCCTTTTGCCTACCCTTTCCTCCTGCTGGCTGAGTAGAACAATTAGAATTTTCCATGGTTACAGTGAGTAGAAGAAGCAGTCGAGGGTGATAGTGGAAGACATGGCTGCATTCTTTTTCACGGTGCTGGAGCTATTAGAAAAAATGCAGGAACAGCTCTACTGTGAGGCAAACGAGGCagccaatttctatgagaaatttCTCCTGCACAAGGACCAATGAAAGGAACGGAAGCCTTACTGAAAGCTCGGTAATTTTATTTCAGTGAGACTGCTGTAGAACGTCCCTGGGGATCCTGTTGAAGCAGCTCAACTTCCCTGCTACTGCTGAGCAGGAACAAATTAACATCATAACTACTATAAAGCCTTCTTCTCAGACAGAGTTCTACAGGTTATGAGTATGTGCGCCAGCGCACACAAACTCCAGGGAAGCTCCTGCTTTGTGTGATGGAAAGAAATTAAGAGTGGAACAGGAGAGGGGGCACCAAGCAGTCCACTTACTGGCAAGGCTGCCCTCCTCTCTTTACCATTATTCAACCAACAGACATGCAACAGATCAAACAGGTTTCACAGCCACTTTCCTGAGCaatagactcatagaatcataaggttggaaggtacctctagggtcatctagtcaaaccccTTGCACAATACAGAAAATTCTGTTacctttcccccaccaccaccacccagtgaCTTTACTGCacgcccagaaggtggcaaaacaccatcaggatccttagccaaactgacctggggaaaattgcatcAATAAAGCATCAAAGAAGACATGGGTCACAGACCATCTGTCCatttggatccatgccacagtaacatcaagaagACTACTACGTCTCACCTTGAAGTCAGCTTGGCAACTCCAGTTGGTGCATTATCcactttctgggttttcccctgctttgatatgatctttcccaaacctagtTTGATATATCTCAACAACAAATGGGGctagagacttctcttttaaagGCTAGGAATTCAAAGGAATTCATAGTACTCTAGTCTGTAGCAATGAATTGTAATGCTATAGGGATCTAGCAACCACCGATTTATCTTTCACAGCCCCCCAAGCCCTCTGGTGGTAGTAAAGGGAATGGCAACCAAGAGAGGCTACTAGGAAAATGTGGGGGGAAACTGCTTTGTGGACGCTCCATTGCGCTCCATACAGAGAATGCCTCTGTATTTGGTGTGGCAATGAAAGCTGCATGGAGAATTGTTGCCAGGTGGCAATGACAAGGAAGTAAAGTCCAGGCTAGGAATTCATTTTTACAGGGAACAGAAGGCTAAAGGGGGCAGCAAATTGGCTTTGCCTACTAACTCCTATACAGTATGGAATATGGCACTTTGACCGTCTCTATCCCTGTGTGAACTGCACAAGCATTGGTAAAACTCTGCCTGAGAAAAAGGCAAAAAAGGTTCTTTAAGCCTTTTTTTATAGCTCAAGAGAGTTCTCTCCTTGTGCACTGTggcgaaacggggcctttcctcccactggtagaccccgctctgcctacccctccctttccgCCTCTGGCCAGGtgcctgaaggggctgtctccctgtCCTGTCTCCaagtagttgctgccaccactgtccctgtatgggatcctggttaggcgggacagcctccctcctctgctagtgggcccaagcggttgggagactatgtggaacagaagagctttcttccttcataaattccaaaactcatttatttaacttctaactatacacaggccaagatacagtgaacggaaggaataataaaacagaaacagaaacccctgctctatctccctcatgccctaattggatgttgtgtagggcaggcccgatcctttgatacctggggttacattagatctccctctcccctcagagccatctctccctccactctccagccaccaactgtcaattTCCGACTCCCAcagactcgctctccctccaatcacattctactccagaactggcccctcccctctgcagcccgtAGACAGTTAACTCCCCAAAGCAAACGGGCATTTCTCCACATGCGCCTTAGTAATTCACTGTCAAGATGGAACCAAGACACTAAAATGCACAAGAGCTGGCCATAGCCTGGGAAGAAGGTAGGTGCTTCAGGAGCCCTGTGCTTAGTGTCTTGGGTCCTGCAGGAGAAAGAGGTTTGAGACAGGCTTAATGGGGGTCCTTGGGACAGATGGGTAACCTGCAGAGGCTCGACTGAGTTGCTAAATTGATCTAGTGCTGCCAGCTCCTTGAGTAAGGCCTGAAGTGAAGACTAGTGCTATGCACCCTTAAAATATTTCCTAGGTGACTTTCTGACAAAAACATAAAACTCTTTAAGGAGTAACTTCTGGAAAAGCTAACAGATATGTTAAGGCAGGAAGACCAAGAGAAACAGAGGATGCAGCACAGAAAGACTAAAGGAAGTCACACAGAAAGCATCATACCTACTAGTATCCAACTGGCAGCTTGGTTCCTTTCATTTCAGAAAATAATCTATGTTAGATAAAGCACTCTGAAACGGCACTTTATTCATTTGGGAGCTCTTAAGAAACAGAGAATGGAAGGCTTTGCTGGGACTAGTTCCTAGAGCTGCATCTTTACTAATGTAACATGCGAAGGGCAAAAATACAGCAACGTCGCCAAGAAACAGTACCTGTGAATGGACAAATCCCATAAGCAGTTTTGGAACACGTGCATGTTAAGACATGTATGTTACATTTTTACTAAGTGGAATTGGCCTCTCCAGATGCTGGGGCGAGTTCACAAAAGCACTTTAAAAAGTAATACAAGAAGGACCCAATAGAGCTCAGGGAATGTCATTTTATTACTCCAACACATAATTTTTCATCCGGCCGTAGGCTCAATTACCCTTGAGCAGCACATACAGCACAGGAAGCGCAATGGCAAAGACAGTACACGTGAAGGCTGTGCTGTAGATGGAGTTCCTCTTCATTTGTGCTTCCAGTCTCCTCTCCGCATCGCACAGCTCTAGAACCACATCCTGTACCTCATAGGTCTGACTGTTCCCTTCCACAGAAGAGCCAAGTAATACTCTTTCCCCAGGGGTGGGATAAGCTGTACTCTTCATGCTCTGTACTCCGGAAGCCATTTCCCCCAAACTCTTTTCCAGATTGCCAAGCTGCTGCTGCAGGCTTCCAAGCAATGAATTCATTTGTTTCGAGTGGCTGAGCTGTTCTTTAATGGAAACTAAGACAGGGTCCATTTTAAGTGAGGCGCTCAGGCTGCCTTTGGCCGAGGACGCCCCCTCCTTCGCTTCTTGTGATGTCACAGTCACAACGTTCAGGATGCTCTTCAGGTTGGTAATAAGATCACTTAGATCCCTCTGTTGGGAGTCATAGCTTGAGGCTTGTTCCCGGATGGCTTCCTGAAGGCTTTTGGGTCCCTTTTGCGCTTCAAGAACCAAGGCTTTTAATTCCTGCAGTCTAACACGGTTGACGTAGGTGGAACCAAGAACCCCAATAATGGCCCCTAGTACTGAGCCGATAATGGACCAGTTCTTTGTTTTCTCAGCTCTTGTTCGCTCTTTCTCATGGCTTTCTCTCACAGCGG
Proteins encoded in this window:
- the CCDC51 gene encoding mitochondrial potassium channel, which encodes MVLLLSLRHNMQHHRLLVLRSPRTHRHMVQPYCSPASKRPEANTTMEIATSLLHRLTESGKVVGRNTLQRTSAAAKNWWDKYEEFVGLNEVREAQGNVTEAEKKFMVARGIVREARETWESQQVKLKDIRDRLDRVSRDDTQYLELATLEHKLLQEEKKYRATYLTAEASEREMFSLFSAAVRESHEKERTRAEKTKNWSIIGSVLGAIIGVLGSTYVNRVRLQELKALVLEAQKGPKSLQEAIREQASSYDSQQRDLSDLITNLKSILNVVTVTSQEAKEGASSAKGSLSASLKMDPVLVSIKEQLSHSKQMNSLLGSLQQQLGNLEKSLGEMASGVQSMKSTAYPTPGERVLLGSSVEGNSQTYEVQDVVLELCDAERRLEAQMKRNSIYSTAFTCTVFAIALPVLYVLLKGN